A DNA window from Paraburkholderia sp. IMGN_8 contains the following coding sequences:
- a CDS encoding VOC family protein, which translates to MRILGPDTLVFGVDDVESCATFLADYGLTPTGDGAFAALDGTGVVIRHKDDPALPKWTLPTTNQLRKTIYGVEDRAALDEIAHELGKDREVKFLADGSIEATDDTGFVLGFQVSVRRTPTLPAEQVNAPGDAHRGLNVTGSPANRDEPPPLPRTLSHVVYFVPDTDKAEAFYVNRLGFRVNDRFTGMGPFLRPRGTLDHHTLFFIKTPPAMQGCDHFTFHMGGPSEVLRAGYAFAAKGYESFWGPGRHRFGSNWFWYFNSPMGCHIEYDADMDQLDDSWVPRVAPAIAENSQEFLFQWRETWAPGGPPTAQS; encoded by the coding sequence GTGAGAATCCTTGGACCTGACACACTCGTTTTCGGCGTCGACGACGTCGAAAGCTGCGCGACATTTCTCGCCGACTACGGGCTGACGCCAACAGGCGATGGCGCATTCGCGGCTCTCGACGGGACGGGCGTCGTCATTCGCCACAAGGATGACCCGGCGCTGCCGAAGTGGACGCTGCCGACGACCAATCAGCTACGCAAGACGATCTACGGCGTGGAAGATCGAGCGGCACTCGACGAAATCGCGCACGAGCTGGGCAAGGATCGCGAGGTCAAATTTCTGGCGGACGGCTCCATCGAAGCAACCGACGACACGGGATTCGTCCTGGGATTTCAGGTGTCCGTGCGCCGAACGCCAACACTTCCTGCAGAGCAGGTCAACGCCCCGGGCGATGCGCACCGCGGCCTGAACGTTACGGGCTCGCCGGCAAATCGCGACGAACCGCCGCCGCTTCCCCGGACGCTTTCGCACGTCGTCTACTTCGTGCCCGATACGGACAAGGCCGAGGCGTTCTACGTGAACCGGCTGGGGTTCCGGGTCAACGACCGTTTCACTGGAATGGGCCCGTTCCTGCGCCCGCGGGGCACCCTCGATCACCACACGCTGTTCTTCATCAAGACCCCGCCGGCCATGCAGGGTTGCGACCACTTCACGTTCCACATGGGCGGTCCGTCGGAGGTGCTGCGAGCAGGCTACGCGTTCGCAGCGAAGGGTTATGAATCGTTCTGGGGACCGGGGCGTCACCGGTTCGGCTCGAACTGGTTCTGGTATTTCAATAGCCCGATGGGCTGCCATATCGAATACGACGCGGACATGGATCAGCTCGATGACTCCTGGGTTCCCCGTGTTGCCCCCGCCATCGCGGAGAACTCACAGGAATTCCTCTTCCAGTGGCGCGAGACGTGGGCGCCGGGAGGCCCGCCCACAGCACAATCCTGA
- a CDS encoding Rieske 2Fe-2S domain-containing protein gives MPDSGTVQWIRLCELNALSPTGARGFDLQGRGVDDLFVVRRRELLRGYINSCPHWPGASLPWRKHAYLDQGANHIVCHGHGAKFTLHDGLCISGPCAGQYLEAVTLKIEEGRYVSALFPMPR, from the coding sequence ATGCCAGACTCCGGCACCGTTCAATGGATCCGCCTGTGCGAGTTGAACGCGCTTTCGCCGACTGGCGCACGCGGATTCGACTTGCAGGGGCGCGGCGTCGACGACCTTTTCGTCGTGCGCAGGCGCGAGCTCCTGCGTGGCTATATCAATTCGTGTCCGCATTGGCCCGGGGCTTCTCTTCCCTGGCGAAAGCATGCCTATCTCGATCAGGGTGCGAATCACATCGTTTGCCACGGCCACGGCGCGAAATTCACGCTTCATGACGGCCTGTGCATATCGGGACCCTGCGCGGGCCAGTACCTCGAGGCCGTCACCCTGAAGATTGAAGAAGGCAGGTACGTCAGCGCGCTCTTCCCGATGCCGCGTTGA
- a CDS encoding MFS transporter has product MTHLSPEARPARVAGTRHGWLLMASCWLSSTGAVLIAPVLPQMRHDYAGVPNADVLTLIVLVIPALMIALFSPLVGSLVDAFGRKRLYLAAVAIYAVAGVLPFWLKNLYAIAASRAVIGLAEAAIVTIATALVANYFSGVQRQKWLTMQHASASVVAALMFAVGGGLGSLAAGWRTPFLVYGCAVLFLPFIAVMIWEPEQTHAEHAPVQKLPFPWREVGPLCLFILFASVMFFVVPVQISFLLSARGVTAPPTLGFGGAIANAGIPVGSFAFHRLARWPINRLLVLAFGLLGLGFIIIASCTGVNATVAGAFLAAAGAGMALPLLGTWTLARVPFAQSGRATGGYMGSFFLGNFLSPLVVESVRRFSGGLIQTVAWMAGACAVTAVAILVLTLAKRGPRESVHAAQANRVSLG; this is encoded by the coding sequence ATGACTCATCTTTCCCCTGAAGCCCGGCCGGCACGCGTCGCCGGCACGCGACATGGCTGGCTCCTGATGGCCAGTTGCTGGCTCTCTTCGACCGGTGCAGTGCTGATTGCCCCTGTCCTTCCGCAGATGCGACACGACTATGCGGGCGTCCCGAATGCGGACGTGCTGACGCTGATCGTGCTGGTCATTCCCGCGCTAATGATCGCGCTGTTCAGCCCGCTGGTCGGATCGCTGGTCGACGCGTTCGGACGCAAGCGCCTTTATCTGGCCGCGGTTGCGATTTATGCGGTTGCCGGCGTCTTGCCGTTCTGGCTGAAAAACCTCTACGCGATCGCCGCCTCGCGCGCGGTGATCGGTCTCGCGGAGGCGGCGATCGTCACGATCGCCACCGCGCTCGTCGCCAATTATTTCTCCGGTGTGCAGCGACAGAAATGGCTGACGATGCAGCACGCGTCGGCCTCCGTCGTGGCCGCCTTGATGTTCGCGGTGGGCGGCGGGCTCGGCAGCCTGGCGGCGGGCTGGCGCACGCCTTTCCTGGTCTACGGATGCGCGGTCCTGTTCCTTCCGTTTATCGCGGTGATGATCTGGGAACCCGAGCAAACGCATGCGGAGCATGCACCCGTTCAGAAGTTGCCCTTTCCGTGGCGCGAGGTCGGCCCCCTCTGCCTGTTTATCCTGTTCGCGTCTGTCATGTTCTTCGTCGTGCCGGTCCAGATCAGCTTTTTGCTCAGCGCGCGCGGCGTCACGGCACCGCCGACTCTTGGTTTCGGGGGTGCCATCGCCAATGCCGGCATACCCGTGGGTTCGTTTGCTTTTCACCGGCTCGCGCGATGGCCGATCAACCGGCTTCTGGTCCTCGCCTTCGGACTGCTCGGCTTGGGCTTCATTATCATCGCATCGTGCACAGGCGTGAACGCGACCGTTGCGGGCGCTTTTCTTGCCGCGGCGGGCGCCGGCATGGCGCTTCCGCTACTCGGCACGTGGACACTGGCGCGCGTGCCGTTCGCGCAAAGCGGTCGAGCTACTGGCGGGTATATGGGATCGTTCTTCCTCGGTAATTTCCTGAGTCCGCTCGTTGTCGAATCGGTTCGCAGGTTCTCCGGCGGACTCATCCAGACGGTCGCCTGGATGGCAGGGGCATGCGCCGTAACGGCCGTTGCAATCCTGGTCCTGACACTTGCAAAGCGGGGACCCAGAGAATCGGTACACGCAGCACAGGCAAACCGGGTCTCACTCGGTTAA
- a CDS encoding MFS transporter, whose amino-acid sequence MKSKLAAPGIGAELSAPGDVASFEARTYTKVARRLIPFLMLCYLGAYLDRVNVGFAKLQMLNDLRFSETIYGVGAGIFFLGYFLFEVPSNVILHKVGARNWLARIMLTWALISASFVFVKSPTLFYVLRFLLGVAEAGFAPGVILYLTYWFPAARRAKALSMFFMAIPLAGIVGGPLSGWIMHAFQDVHGLAGWKWLFMLEALPSLVLGFAIILYLDNGIAGAKWLTDDEKALLKRNVENDRTQTTEHGSIRSFVGDRRLWLMAGIYFCVVLGQYGLTFWLPTIIRRTGVADPLWVGILTAIPYICAIIALPLLGSSADKRRERRLHLAIPLLVSAAGFATLPMLGSVGASIVCVSIAAAGILASSSLFWALPTAVLGGMSAAAGIAAVNCFANLAGFFSPAIVGWLNDFTGKPTAGLIFISAAVVLGAVLVFFVPAKTVNR is encoded by the coding sequence ATGAAATCCAAACTGGCCGCACCGGGAATCGGTGCAGAGCTGTCCGCTCCCGGCGATGTCGCAAGCTTCGAAGCGAGAACCTATACGAAGGTCGCACGCCGGCTCATTCCCTTCCTGATGCTTTGCTACCTCGGTGCATATCTGGACCGGGTGAATGTCGGTTTCGCCAAGCTTCAGATGCTCAACGACTTGCGCTTCTCTGAAACCATATACGGTGTCGGCGCGGGCATTTTCTTTCTCGGTTACTTTCTGTTTGAAGTACCGAGCAACGTCATCCTGCATAAGGTCGGCGCTCGCAACTGGCTTGCTCGCATCATGCTGACATGGGCACTGATTTCCGCGAGCTTCGTGTTCGTGAAGTCGCCCACGCTCTTCTATGTTCTGCGCTTCCTGCTCGGCGTCGCGGAAGCCGGCTTTGCTCCGGGGGTGATTCTCTACCTCACGTACTGGTTTCCCGCCGCGCGGCGCGCGAAGGCGCTCTCGATGTTCTTCATGGCGATTCCGCTGGCCGGCATCGTAGGCGGCCCGCTGTCGGGCTGGATCATGCATGCGTTCCAGGACGTACACGGTCTCGCAGGGTGGAAGTGGCTTTTCATGCTGGAAGCTCTTCCTTCGCTGGTTCTGGGCTTTGCCATCATCCTTTACCTTGACAACGGCATTGCGGGCGCCAAGTGGCTGACCGACGACGAAAAGGCCCTGCTCAAGCGCAACGTCGAGAACGACCGCACGCAAACGACCGAGCACGGGTCCATCCGCTCGTTCGTCGGTGACCGCCGACTGTGGTTGATGGCTGGGATTTACTTCTGCGTCGTTCTGGGTCAATACGGCCTGACGTTCTGGCTGCCGACGATCATCCGGCGCACGGGTGTAGCGGACCCGCTGTGGGTGGGTATCCTGACCGCGATTCCGTACATCTGCGCCATCATCGCGCTGCCGCTGCTCGGAAGCAGCGCGGACAAGCGCCGCGAACGCCGCCTGCATCTCGCCATTCCTCTGCTGGTCTCGGCTGCCGGGTTTGCCACTTTGCCGATGCTAGGCAGCGTGGGCGCCTCGATCGTATGTGTGAGCATCGCTGCCGCGGGCATTCTCGCGTCGTCATCGCTCTTCTGGGCGCTGCCTACGGCGGTGCTCGGCGGCATGTCCGCGGCGGCCGGCATCGCCGCGGTCAACTGCTTCGCAAACCTCGCAGGATTCTTCTCGCCGGCCATCGTTGGATGGCTCAACGACTTCACGGGAAAGCCGACCGCAGGCCTCATCTTCATATCAGCGGCCGTCGTGCTTGGCGCGGTGCTGGTGTTCTTCGTTCCCGCGAAGACCGTCAACCGCTGA
- a CDS encoding MFS transporter: MLPALAGEFAVPADRASQTISLFAVAYGIFQLCSGPLGDRLGKMRVIALSAFACALGSIGACVAGSLDELLAARLCSGAAAAGIVPLTMAWIGDHSPDGERQVALARLIGATVLGMIAGQWGGGALASSLGWRTSFMSIGAVFALGSLTVRSVSLRIPRDTPAKQLTFVRQTIEILGVSWVRLVLLVTFVEGMFAYSALAFMPTYLNTSFALPSSEAGLIASSYGMGGLIFSLSSKRIIWRLKDVRLARVGGLLLAIALVVLAGSPAWWLTVPACALAGFGFYALHNVLQNHAAQMAPQTRGTAVSLFSCVLFLGQSFGIVLGAWSIGHASVRILFAVCALGLLVLAVVFAHLLTARHAPQMPGVLE; this comes from the coding sequence ATGCTGCCTGCTCTTGCGGGGGAGTTTGCGGTCCCTGCCGACCGCGCCTCGCAGACCATATCGTTGTTTGCAGTCGCCTACGGAATCTTTCAGTTGTGCTCCGGGCCGCTCGGCGACCGGCTCGGGAAAATGCGCGTGATCGCGCTCTCGGCGTTTGCCTGTGCGCTTGGCAGTATTGGAGCGTGCGTTGCAGGAAGTCTGGACGAACTGCTTGCCGCGCGGCTTTGTTCGGGTGCCGCGGCTGCAGGCATCGTTCCATTGACGATGGCGTGGATCGGCGATCACAGTCCGGACGGCGAGCGTCAGGTAGCGCTGGCGCGTCTGATCGGTGCGACCGTCCTCGGCATGATTGCGGGGCAATGGGGCGGCGGAGCACTCGCTTCCTCTTTGGGATGGCGGACTTCCTTCATGTCGATCGGTGCGGTGTTCGCGCTCGGCTCGCTGACGGTGCGAAGCGTATCGCTGCGCATTCCGCGAGACACACCGGCGAAGCAGCTGACGTTCGTACGCCAGACAATCGAGATTCTCGGCGTAAGCTGGGTGCGTCTCGTCTTGCTGGTGACGTTCGTTGAAGGCATGTTTGCCTACAGTGCATTGGCATTTATGCCCACCTACCTCAACACCTCGTTTGCACTGCCTTCGTCCGAAGCGGGACTGATCGCCTCCAGCTACGGAATGGGAGGGTTGATTTTCAGTCTGAGCTCGAAGCGCATCATATGGCGCTTGAAGGACGTTCGTCTGGCGCGAGTGGGAGGGCTGTTGCTCGCAATAGCACTCGTTGTGCTTGCGGGCTCACCGGCCTGGTGGCTGACCGTCCCTGCCTGTGCGCTCGCCGGATTTGGCTTTTATGCACTTCACAATGTCTTGCAGAACCATGCCGCGCAGATGGCACCGCAAACGAGAGGCACGGCCGTTTCGCTATTTTCCTGTGTGCTTTTTTTGGGGCAATCGTTCGGAATTGTGTTGGGTGCGTGGTCGATCGGTCACGCTTCAGTGCGCATCCTGTTCGCTGTCTGCGCGCTGGGACTGCTTGTTCTTGCCGTCGTCTTTGCGCACTTGTTAACGGCAAGGCACGCGCCGCAAATGCCAGGTGTCCTTGAGTGA
- a CDS encoding fumarylacetoacetate hydrolase family protein: MKRYALGTFSVGDGARFVGFVVNDRVTSLAELAAVYGERDLANAPGVLALLETWSTSEPALGRLAAKVSGEEGGWYALSELYTHPAIDLPRQIFCTGANYRKHVVDLTVDAKIGPDGLDEAGLRRWAETMMDERLANGEPYAFTKPVSAVSGAFDPLVLPVTTVKPDWELELAVVIGRGGYQIPREQALDHVAGYTIVNDISARDLIPRTDYRMLGTDWLRSKGQPGFLPLGPYLVPKAFVPQPHRLQMRLTVSGQVMQDETTADMLFGIERQIEYISRYSRLLPGDVICTGSPAGNGTHYNRFLRDGDVMEAEIEGLGRQRQICIAQQHG, translated from the coding sequence GTGAAGCGATATGCGCTTGGAACGTTTTCGGTGGGGGATGGTGCCCGGTTTGTCGGCTTCGTCGTGAATGATCGCGTGACCTCGCTTGCCGAACTGGCGGCGGTTTATGGTGAACGCGATCTGGCAAACGCGCCGGGCGTGCTGGCGCTTCTCGAGACCTGGTCGACGAGCGAGCCCGCGCTGGGCCGTCTCGCCGCGAAAGTCTCGGGAGAAGAGGGCGGATGGTATGCGCTGTCCGAGTTGTATACACACCCGGCCATCGATCTGCCGCGCCAGATTTTTTGCACAGGTGCGAATTACCGCAAGCATGTCGTCGATCTGACGGTGGATGCGAAGATCGGCCCTGACGGACTCGACGAAGCCGGGCTTCGACGCTGGGCGGAGACCATGATGGATGAACGGCTCGCGAACGGGGAGCCTTACGCATTCACGAAGCCGGTCTCCGCTGTCTCCGGGGCGTTCGATCCGCTGGTGTTGCCGGTCACGACAGTGAAACCGGACTGGGAACTGGAGCTGGCCGTCGTGATTGGACGTGGCGGCTACCAGATTCCGCGCGAGCAGGCGCTGGACCACGTGGCGGGTTACACCATCGTCAACGACATATCGGCGCGCGATCTCATTCCACGCACCGACTACAGGATGTTGGGCACCGACTGGCTGCGCTCGAAGGGGCAGCCAGGCTTTCTGCCGCTCGGGCCGTATCTGGTGCCGAAGGCATTTGTGCCGCAGCCGCATCGTCTGCAGATGCGGCTCACGGTGTCGGGACAGGTCATGCAGGACGAGACGACCGCCGACATGCTGTTCGGCATCGAGCGCCAGATCGAATATATTTCGCGCTATTCGCGGCTTTTGCCCGGCGACGTTATCTGTACCGGTTCGCCCGCCGGCAACGGCACGCACTACAACCGCTTTCTGCGCGATGGGGATGTGATGGAGGCTGAGATCGAAGGACTGGGCCGCCAGCGACAGATCTGCATCGCACAACAACATGGCTGA
- a CDS encoding transketolase produces the protein MSTPILEDVTLAERAYRIRRNALLMGEVQGQGYIGQALDIADVLAVSYFGAMNYRPADPEWEDRDRFLLSNGHYAIALYAALFEAGILPQDELETYGSDDSRLPMSGMASYTPGMEMSGGSLGQGLTIAVGRCLGLKRKGSRSFVYTLFSDGELDEGAIWEGLMSAAHWKLDNLIAMIDVNNQQADGPSTQIMAFEPLVPKLEAFGWYVQRIDGNDIDVVKEAFDNARNLQEAKPRIIVCDTKMGCGVPFLEEREKNHFIRVDADEWQLALQALDETFAGRKA, from the coding sequence ATGAGTACTCCAATTCTCGAGGATGTGACGCTCGCCGAGCGCGCCTATCGCATCCGACGCAACGCCCTCCTGATGGGCGAAGTGCAAGGCCAGGGCTATATCGGGCAGGCCCTCGACATTGCCGACGTGCTGGCCGTTTCATATTTCGGCGCGATGAATTATCGTCCCGCCGATCCCGAGTGGGAAGACCGCGACCGGTTCCTGCTTTCGAACGGCCACTACGCCATCGCGCTGTATGCTGCCCTGTTCGAAGCGGGCATCCTTCCGCAGGACGAGCTCGAGACGTATGGCAGCGACGACAGCCGTCTGCCGATGTCAGGCATGGCGAGTTACACGCCGGGGATGGAAATGTCCGGCGGATCGCTCGGCCAGGGCCTGACCATTGCGGTTGGCCGTTGCCTGGGCCTGAAGCGCAAAGGCTCGAGGTCGTTCGTCTATACGCTCTTCTCGGATGGGGAACTCGACGAAGGCGCGATCTGGGAAGGCCTGATGTCGGCGGCGCACTGGAAGCTCGACAACCTCATCGCGATGATCGACGTGAACAACCAGCAGGCCGATGGCCCATCGACGCAGATCATGGCCTTCGAGCCGCTGGTTCCGAAGCTCGAAGCCTTCGGCTGGTATGTGCAGCGTATCGACGGCAACGATATCGATGTCGTGAAGGAAGCCTTCGACAACGCGCGCAACCTGCAGGAAGCGAAGCCGCGAATCATCGTATGCGATACGAAGATGGGCTGCGGCGTGCCCTTCCTCGAAGAACGGGAGAAGAACCACTTTATTCGCGTCGATGCAGACGAGTGGCAGTTGGCGTTGCAAGCACTTGATGAGACTTTCGCAGGGAGAAAAGCATGA
- a CDS encoding PaaI family thioesterase: MADLTEATVRRDNPDRALLHDLLSAQARDVRLDMNPALVSLRATLLAGRAGALSIGFTAPDYSVQGNGVVSGGTLASMLDLAMALALLSQLPPGRTCATISLTVNMIEPGYVGEFVADARVKRLGARVSFVEANLHDAARTRCVATATAPFAVFDVRG; the protein is encoded by the coding sequence ATGGCTGACCTGACCGAAGCGACAGTACGCCGCGACAATCCCGATCGTGCCTTGCTTCACGATCTTCTGTCGGCGCAAGCTCGGGACGTCAGGCTCGACATGAACCCCGCGTTGGTCTCTCTTCGCGCCACCTTGCTTGCGGGTCGCGCAGGGGCGCTGTCTATTGGTTTCACCGCGCCGGACTACTCGGTCCAAGGCAATGGCGTGGTATCCGGTGGGACCCTTGCATCGATGCTCGATCTTGCGATGGCATTGGCCTTGCTCTCGCAGCTTCCGCCCGGTCGCACGTGCGCAACCATCAGTCTCACCGTCAATATGATCGAGCCGGGGTATGTCGGAGAGTTCGTCGCCGATGCCCGCGTCAAACGTCTGGGCGCTCGCGTGTCGTTCGTGGAAGCCAATCTGCACGATGCAGCAAGGACGCGGTGCGTCGCCACTGCCACAGCCCCGTTTGCAGTATTCGATGTGCGCGGCTGA
- a CDS encoding ABC transporter substrate-binding protein produces the protein METEKIRVMWFVPPLLALVASQDAQAMTVHADRNCSSDEQFDALVAGDVDAVVTSMDNVIGWNRRAGPRDFRVVAQVERTTPLTVVARPQLRNLHDLRGADLLVDAPDNGFVVALRAMLRDAGVASDAVRLTPAGGVKERFDALVAGQGDATLLGPPFDSMAVASGFARIASVQESYPDFPGQGVVVRKAGEANPNVAAWLRALERARRRISGNAESARQAVLAAGFPGTVAEAMIAQNPGSLRPTTEGIALLIAHRRSLGLVGADNDYWTIVDDSMVEQCMGGMK, from the coding sequence ATGGAGACAGAGAAAATTCGCGTGATGTGGTTTGTGCCGCCGCTGCTTGCGCTCGTCGCAAGTCAGGACGCACAGGCAATGACGGTCCACGCCGATCGCAACTGCTCGTCGGATGAGCAGTTTGACGCTCTCGTGGCCGGGGACGTGGATGCGGTCGTGACGTCGATGGACAATGTCATCGGCTGGAACCGCCGCGCGGGGCCGCGAGACTTTCGCGTCGTCGCTCAGGTCGAGCGAACCACGCCATTGACGGTGGTCGCGCGGCCGCAACTGCGCAACCTGCACGATCTGCGTGGCGCGGACCTGCTGGTCGATGCGCCGGACAACGGCTTCGTCGTTGCGCTCAGGGCCATGCTGCGCGATGCGGGCGTCGCATCCGATGCAGTGCGCCTGACGCCCGCAGGCGGCGTCAAGGAGCGCTTCGACGCGCTCGTGGCGGGACAGGGCGACGCAACCTTGCTGGGACCGCCCTTCGATTCGATGGCGGTTGCGTCGGGCTTCGCGCGCATCGCCAGTGTGCAGGAATCGTACCCAGACTTTCCCGGCCAGGGGGTCGTCGTGCGCAAGGCTGGCGAGGCGAACCCCAATGTCGCGGCATGGCTGCGAGCGCTGGAGCGCGCCCGCCGTCGCATTAGCGGGAACGCGGAATCTGCGCGGCAGGCGGTGCTGGCGGCCGGTTTTCCGGGCACCGTTGCAGAGGCGATGATCGCGCAGAACCCCGGCTCGCTGCGCCCGACGACGGAGGGCATCGCGCTGCTCATCGCGCACCGCCGGTCGCTCGGCCTGGTGGGTGCGGACAATGACTATTGGACCATCGTCGACGATTCGATGGTCGAGCAATGCATGGGAGGCATGAAGTGA
- a CDS encoding transporter gives MKRYKLYGVACVVTGLAQSPAFALENGTSSYPSGIMTVMSGLLGGPGTYIYSYNKFEDMTSLRDGGGNSSPQGANGGVQAHALRAVHVFETPTILGGNVAVQTAVPYIDGTLHLPSFGLSGGGRGFGDPLFGVLVGWASPHYFQTVEVDFVAPWGSYDKTRLFNPGNNVTSLYLAYAFTWMPLQQLELSSKINLNYSSVNSATHYQSGVQLTADYGVNYHINQNWLVGVGGYANTQLNDDKIDGQAAFGDGHRTNELTMGPQVGYATQKWGAVLHWQRHIYARNAAYGNALWLNAFIKF, from the coding sequence ATGAAGCGATACAAACTTTACGGCGTCGCGTGCGTCGTGACCGGTCTGGCCCAGAGCCCTGCTTTTGCGCTTGAAAACGGCACGAGCAGCTACCCGTCCGGGATCATGACCGTGATGAGCGGGCTGCTTGGGGGCCCTGGAACATACATCTACAGCTACAACAAATTCGAGGACATGACGTCACTGCGCGACGGTGGCGGCAACAGTAGTCCGCAAGGGGCCAATGGCGGCGTGCAGGCCCATGCGCTGCGAGCAGTTCACGTCTTTGAAACACCAACCATTCTGGGTGGCAACGTCGCCGTCCAGACTGCCGTTCCCTACATCGACGGCACCCTCCACCTGCCGTCGTTTGGGCTCTCCGGCGGCGGACGGGGATTTGGCGACCCACTGTTCGGCGTGCTCGTTGGCTGGGCCTCGCCGCACTATTTCCAGACTGTCGAGGTCGATTTCGTCGCCCCGTGGGGTTCATACGACAAGACACGGCTTTTCAATCCGGGAAACAACGTCACGAGCCTCTATCTAGCCTATGCGTTTACCTGGATGCCGCTCCAGCAGCTCGAGCTTAGCTCCAAGATCAACCTGAACTACAGCAGCGTCAATTCGGCCACCCACTATCAGTCGGGCGTCCAGCTTACCGCAGACTACGGTGTCAATTACCACATCAACCAGAACTGGCTCGTCGGCGTTGGCGGGTATGCGAATACCCAGCTCAACGACGACAAGATCGATGGACAGGCTGCGTTCGGCGACGGACATCGGACTAACGAGCTAACCATGGGGCCGCAGGTCGGCTATGCAACGCAGAAATGGGGCGCCGTGCTTCACTGGCAACGTCATATATATGCGCGCAACGCCGCCTACGGCAATGCGCTGTGGCTTAACGCCTTCATCAAGTTCTAG
- a CDS encoding cupin domain-containing protein: METLVKDQGLQQANTDGYRPVRRIVTGTNTQGKSCFVSDGPTPNRTNRPGLPLAHVVWATGEARAAGDEPAPAGHAFGFHSKGGSLLRIVDFPPDENYDEAQLKQFLDDSGVRDKSGARHFWFHKTESLDYAIVLEGEIWALLDEGETLMRPGDVLIQRATNHSWANRSDKPCRMAFVLFDLVEGEPL; encoded by the coding sequence ATGGAGACGCTGGTAAAGGATCAGGGCTTGCAGCAGGCGAACACGGACGGGTATCGCCCGGTCAGGCGGATCGTCACGGGCACCAACACCCAAGGTAAGTCCTGCTTCGTGTCGGATGGACCTACACCGAACAGAACGAACCGGCCGGGGCTGCCACTCGCGCACGTCGTGTGGGCCACAGGCGAAGCGCGTGCAGCCGGCGACGAACCGGCGCCGGCCGGTCACGCGTTCGGCTTCCATTCGAAAGGCGGCTCGTTGCTGCGTATCGTCGACTTTCCGCCCGACGAAAACTACGACGAAGCGCAACTCAAGCAATTCCTCGACGACAGCGGCGTGCGCGACAAATCCGGCGCACGGCATTTCTGGTTCCACAAAACGGAGTCGCTCGACTATGCAATCGTGCTCGAAGGGGAAATCTGGGCGCTGCTCGACGAAGGAGAAACACTCATGCGCCCCGGAGACGTTCTGATCCAGCGCGCGACTAATCACAGCTGGGCGAACCGCTCGGACAAGCCGTGCCGGATGGCGTTCGTGCTGTTCGATCTCGTCGAAGGAGAGCCGCTGTGA
- a CDS encoding 3-keto-5-aminohexanoate cleavage protein, translated as MSRFLPVTPEQIAAESIAAAEAGASIIHLHARNPEDGRPSGDPDIFRRFVTAIKSSTNAVINISTGGGGPNMPIEERTAAGRALKPEMCSLNMGSLNLVLSEMAEREREWRHDWEVPFLKGTRGLIFRNTYDDIEWILEHVGKVGGTRFEFECYDVGHLYTLQYFLEKGLVKPPLFVQTVFGLRGAMGAHAEDLLHQKRTADRLFGNDYNWSVLAAGRHQMPVATMASLMGGNVRVGLEDSLYIGRGELAQSNADQVRKICRILDELGIEIASPDEARRMLDLKGHDQVAF; from the coding sequence ATGTCGCGGTTTCTGCCGGTCACGCCGGAACAGATCGCAGCCGAATCCATCGCGGCCGCGGAGGCCGGCGCCTCGATCATTCATCTGCACGCCCGCAATCCCGAGGACGGCCGCCCCTCCGGCGACCCCGACATCTTCAGACGCTTCGTGACGGCCATCAAGTCATCCACCAACGCCGTGATCAACATTTCGACGGGCGGCGGCGGTCCGAACATGCCCATCGAGGAGCGCACGGCGGCAGGCCGGGCGCTCAAGCCCGAGATGTGCTCGCTCAACATGGGCTCGCTCAACCTGGTGCTATCGGAGATGGCCGAACGCGAGCGCGAATGGCGGCATGACTGGGAGGTGCCGTTTCTGAAGGGCACGCGCGGGCTGATCTTCCGCAATACCTACGACGACATCGAGTGGATTCTCGAGCATGTCGGAAAGGTCGGCGGCACGCGCTTCGAATTCGAGTGCTACGACGTCGGCCATCTGTACACCCTGCAGTACTTCCTGGAGAAGGGTCTCGTGAAGCCGCCGCTTTTTGTGCAAACGGTATTCGGCCTGCGCGGCGCGATGGGCGCCCACGCCGAGGACCTGCTGCATCAGAAGCGCACCGCCGACCGGCTGTTCGGCAACGACTACAACTGGTCCGTGCTGGCGGCCGGCAGGCATCAGATGCCTGTCGCGACGATGGCGAGTCTGATGGGCGGCAACGTCCGGGTCGGCCTCGAAGACAGCCTGTATATCGGCCGCGGCGAGCTTGCTCAAAGCAACGCTGACCAGGTGCGCAAGATTTGCCGGATTCTCGACGAACTGGGCATCGAGATCGCCTCGCCGGACGAAGCGAGACGGATGCTCGATCTGAAGGGTCACGATCAGGTGGCCTTCTAA